AATTAATAATCCTAGATTGGAGTATGGGTTCTACGCAAGAAGTACACTCAAATCAATCCCTTTTCCTTTTAAGGGGAAGGTGAGGATGGGGTGCGAGATCAAAGTAATAATAAAGAGTGGTATTTGATTCTAGGAATCCTTCCAAATCCTCAATACTTCCTTATAGACTTTATTTCTTGGGAGTTTTAACTTCAGTGTAAGTTCTTCAACCGTATCCTTTAAACTAAAGCCTCCTTCTCTATGCATTCTGATTTCTTTCTCTAGTTCATCAATTGATGCCTCTTCATTCATATCCTTATTGCCCTCAACGACTACTGTAAATTCGCCTTTTATTACTTTTTTCTTCTTCAAAATCTGAATCACGCTTGAAATCTTTCCTCTAATCGTTTCTTCGAACATTTTGGTAAGTTCCCTACTTAGAGAAATGTGTCTATCTCCTAGAATTTCAACCGTATCGTTTAGTGTTTCTAAAACTCGTCTTGGTGATTCGTAGAAAACAAATGCGTGCCTGACCTCCTGAATTTCTCTGAGAAATTCTCTTCGTTTACTTTTTATTTTTGGAATGAAACCAAAGAAGCTAAAACTCGATGTCGGAAGGCCTGATATACTTATTGCTGCTATTGCAGCCGTAGGCCCTGGGATACTAATCACGTCGATTTCATTTTCAGAGGCAATTTTGACGAGTCTAAATCCTGGGTCAGAGATGCCCGGGGTGCCGGCATCAGAAACCAAAGCGATGTTCTTGCCAGCTCTTAATTGCCTTAGGAGTTCTCGTGCTTTCTCCTTCTCATTGTGCTCATGATAGCTCGTAA
The window above is part of the Thermodesulfobacteriota bacterium genome. Proteins encoded here:
- the rsmI gene encoding 16S rRNA (cytidine(1402)-2'-O)-methyltransferase — encoded protein: MKGKLYVVSTPIGNLEDISLRAIRILKKVDLIACEDTRNTRKLLSHYEIKKPLTSYHEHNEKEKARELLRQLRAGKNIALVSDAGTPGISDPGFRLVKIASENEIDVISIPGPTAAIAAISISGLPTSSFSFFGFIPKIKSKRREFLREIQEVRHAFVFYESPRRVLETLNDTVEILGDRHISLSRELTKMFEETIRGKISSVIQILKKKKVIKGEFTVVVEGNKDMNEEASIDELEKEIRMHREGGFSLKDTVEELTLKLKLPRNKVYKEVLRIWKDS